In a genomic window of Roseiflexus castenholzii DSM 13941:
- a CDS encoding glucoamylase family protein, with amino-acid sequence MNILRSVVMLVGVVLLSCASVWNGIPFSVVRIVPSDFRDDLARDTWTYLRSSQATSHHLPSSWWSPVLSGGDYANPTEIGLYALSWIAAHDMKRPWSPSWSETEAEAGAVLDQLRAWQTGVQTYQPHGPNAYQKSVFYQWYWIGWDPPVVGANIGDNHLVPSVDNAWLAMALITIREYAEAHGRSFLAQKADAILADMDFSLWYNPVTHRFFWGDVENPQGGIEADFYSNENRIINFVSRALGQMSADEFQLSLAALQVPSGDYDGIVVARVAWDGSYFTYAAPALFIREMDTAYGRETLLPVTRAQIAYARNQGYAAWGLSDCFSVGTGGHVQQGAPPVASPASPESQPGLVTPHAAGLALITPLAEDALHNLQTLRDTFPCIYRTGYGFREAVMARPGDGAYGQCSDRYSALAQTWLFLSLVNSENGFVWRYFYRDPGVLQAHIDMYGESRIYLPLVRR; translated from the coding sequence ATGAATATCCTCAGAAGCGTTGTGATGCTGGTTGGAGTTGTTCTGCTGAGTTGCGCGTCGGTCTGGAACGGCATTCCGTTCTCTGTCGTGCGCATTGTCCCTTCCGACTTTCGTGACGATCTGGCACGCGATACGTGGACCTACCTCCGCTCCTCTCAAGCAACCTCTCATCATCTGCCTTCCAGCTGGTGGTCGCCTGTTCTCTCTGGCGGCGATTATGCCAACCCCACCGAGATCGGTCTGTATGCGCTCTCGTGGATCGCAGCCCACGATATGAAGCGCCCGTGGAGTCCTTCCTGGAGCGAAACGGAAGCCGAGGCAGGCGCAGTGCTCGACCAGCTGCGCGCATGGCAGACCGGTGTGCAAACCTACCAACCGCACGGTCCCAATGCATACCAGAAAAGCGTCTTTTACCAGTGGTACTGGATTGGCTGGGATCCACCTGTGGTCGGGGCGAATATCGGCGATAATCACCTGGTTCCGTCGGTGGACAACGCCTGGTTGGCAATGGCACTCATCACTATCCGCGAGTATGCCGAAGCGCATGGGCGCTCATTCCTGGCGCAAAAGGCCGATGCGATCCTGGCTGATATGGATTTCTCTCTCTGGTACAACCCGGTAACCCATCGCTTCTTCTGGGGAGATGTGGAGAATCCGCAAGGCGGCATAGAGGCGGACTTTTACTCCAACGAGAACCGTATCATCAACTTTGTCTCCCGCGCATTGGGACAGATGAGCGCCGATGAATTCCAGTTGAGTCTGGCAGCGCTTCAGGTCCCGTCCGGCGACTATGACGGCATTGTGGTAGCACGTGTGGCATGGGATGGATCCTACTTTACCTATGCTGCACCGGCGCTCTTTATTCGGGAAATGGACACCGCCTACGGTCGCGAGACGCTCCTTCCCGTCACCCGGGCGCAGATTGCCTATGCACGAAACCAGGGCTACGCAGCCTGGGGATTGTCCGATTGTTTCAGCGTTGGAACCGGCGGCCATGTGCAACAGGGCGCGCCGCCAGTTGCCAGCCCCGCTTCGCCCGAAAGCCAACCAGGTCTGGTGACGCCCCATGCGGCTGGGCTGGCGTTGATCACGCCGCTGGCAGAGGATGCCTTGCACAATCTGCAAACCCTCAGAGACACGTTTCCCTGTATCTATCGAACAGGATACGGCTTTCGCGAGGCGGTGATGGCGCGTCCAGGCGATGGAGCGTATGGTCAATGCAGCGACCGATACAGCGCCCTGGCGCAGACGTGGCTCTTCCTGAGCCTGGTCAATAGCGAGAACGGTTTTGTCTGGCGGTACTTCTACCGTGATCCCGGCGTGCTCCAGGCGCATATCGACATGTATGGCGAATCACGGATATACCTGCCCCTGGTAAGACGGTAG
- a CDS encoding GH36-type glycosyl hydrolase domain-containing protein, with amino-acid sequence MNPVPFASDRSHQLAALAAAVQRSFPWVRRRPPLSDRPIRGVILTTEQLEARARTLAASHTIVMQPGRAGALLASVDRNHRLLQLAYQTLAADAAQHQPLTPAAAWLVDNYHVIVGQIREIRQDLPGGYYHELPKLKGGPHNGKPRVYAMALELVEHTDGRIDLEQLTRFVLGYEAVAPLSIGEIWAIPIMLRVSLIQNLGRLARLMLDERHLRLEGAAWAERILAQKDVGSFEGNTAFRQLARTHPQLPLPLAVELIQRLRNQEGEFDIARLMVWIEQQPSIPYNTAEEIILAEQRRQSANQVSVANTITSMRTMDAVDWPDWFERVSMVEQILRQDPAGAYGRSTFATRDRYRHELERLSRRSGLREDAIARRLIRVAAQAREAGRPLRETHIGYYLVDEGRTAFEMALGCRLTPGEVAHRAVLRHPEAVYFGAIAAGTVALTVVSRRLAQSDNGRRASGAPPVLTAALSLTATLPAFALAKELVDRAVTRLTPPRVLPRLDFRDGIPRELRTIVVVPTLLLTPDSIRTQIESLEVLALANQDPHLHFALLTDFADAPQPHMPEDEALLALAVERIQALNERYGSDRFFLLHRRRVWNERQGCWMGWERKRGKLEEFNRLLIGATDTTYETFIGDLSILPQIRYVITLDADTQLPRDAAHRLVGTLAHPLNQAVIDPQTRRVVKGYGILQPRVGIDLPSALRSRFARISSGNVGVDPYTTAVSDVYMDLFGEGIFAGKGIYDPVAMRETLHDRFPDNTLLSHDLIEGCYARAALLSDIELLDSYPTTYAAYSARQHRWVRGDWQIAGWLLPRVPRASGGYAPNVLPPISRFKIADNLRRSLTPPATLAVLIAGWFALPGRPAVWTLLALGHYLAPLTFAILNTRLAPTDWRYLHVSLIAAAENLRWPVLQLLLNVAMLPDQAWLNLDAVARTLWRMGVTHRRLLEWETAAQAQRRLTDSFDYLIKRMGPSAVVFVALAAVRFERLRDAWVPALPVTLAWGAAPFFARWLDQAYVPRRIEPLSANDRRMLRRVARATWAYFERFVVPEQHFLAPDNFQETPRPVVAERTSPTNIGLQLLSDLAAVDFGYLGVRSLAERVGRVFETIQQMERFRGHLYNWYDTRTLHPLSPLYVSTVDSGNFAGHLITLRQGLLALAERPPYGPWIIEGLRDTLEIIQERLPADARGRTSLVALLQALDATPDTLEGHRARLLQAADLAIILARESRVAEWAEALARQAYSLLDDMPHDGKPAAPEDPQFRTVVERLSGMCIDLIAEMDFRFLYDERRRLFAIGYNVSEGRRDNSYYDLLASEARLASFLAIALGEVPQEHWFYIGRKISPAVATPTLLAWSGTMFEYLMPLLVMRNYPETLLDATYRGAVERQIAYAAERGIPWGISESAFNLRDSQMNYQYRAFGVPGLGLQSGLANDLVVAPYATLLALQVAPNEAVANLRALMEYGAFGHYGFYEAIDFTPARLPPGVKSAIVQTYMVHHQGMSLLALDNVLNDNLMQRRFHAEPIVQATELLLQEKIPADRPLPLPQESAVSEIAVTPDVVLERHFTTPHTAVPYAYILSNGVLTSIVTNAGSGGCRYTLPERTTSVAITRWRPDPTRDASGSFVYVRDVRGGATWSPTYQPLRVLGDEYRVTYGAGRVEFRQQYAGIDTRLEIAVSPEDNVEVRMLTLVNLTAQPRELEITAYTEIVLAPDVADAAHPAFSNLFVETAFDPQSEALLATRRPRSPNDERLWAAQAIGVRGRALGEAEYETNRLTFIGRGRDPSRPQALDRPLNGSVGAVLDPIFSQRRRVRIVPGGQAQVIVTMAVAATRDDALRLAAHYRDAAIAMRAFDMARTQAQVELMHLGINADQAHQFQRLASLALLPDPARRASAETLARNSKGQPGLWAYGVSGDYPIVVGRIAPTSDTSLARTLIQAHEYWRLKGVLIELVLLVEDSADYRQERHEQVMSLVRSSRSSRWLNQRGGVFVLRTGVMPDADQVLFETVSRMTLYSRRGDLAYHLRRRLPDKAPPPPTVALPVGGEPLPAEDLTLTTEYGGFTPDGREYVIEVTPDKPTPLPWVNVVANPRAGFIVSESGGGYTWAENSRENRLTPWSNDPVSDPPGEALYLRDESSGALWSPLPRPCGAGRVRVCHGMGYTRFLQRYDGIESETTLSIAPNDPVKIVRLRLRNRSDRQRRLSATMYVEWVLGVLREQTALFIVTSTVPELSALLARNTYSHDFAGRVAFLACSEPEALFCGDRAAFIGRNGDLARPIALAGEHDGAFDHRIGAGFDACGVVSTRLTLESGEERDIFFILGQGANEDDAIRLIAHYRDPVVAAAAIAETIACWRDLVGRLQVRTPDPALDVLLNGWLIYQTLGCRVWGRSAFYQSGGAYGFRDQLQDVMALTMIEPSIAREHILRAAARQFVEGDVQHWWHPPLGRGIRTAFSDDYLWLPFVVCHYVETTSDHALLDAVAPYLKGRPLAENEAEYYDLPEPANEHGSLYEHCIRAIDRALTRMGAHGLPLMGAGDWNDGMNLVGHEGHGESVWVAWFLIVILNRFAPIAEQRRDVERAARYRAEARRLSEALDRHAWDGDWYLRAFYDDGAPLGSAQSDECRIDSLSQSWAVVAGTADPTRARRAMEAVDIHLVDRKTGIIKLFTPPFDQTPRNPGYIKGYIPGVRENGGQYTHAAIWVVWAWTLLGDNTRAGELLRMLNPVRHAQQNGRVYAVEPYVIAADIYAAPQHLGRGGWTWYTGSAAWFYRLGIERILGIQRYGDYLTLTPCMPPDWPGYEAWYHCGSSDYHIIVERSSGDGYALTIDGAPASDGRIPLYDDGREHIVRLALPGSGEVTPSRDGRQATAKPVEKGE; translated from the coding sequence ATGAACCCTGTTCCGTTTGCCAGCGATCGCTCACATCAACTTGCAGCACTTGCCGCCGCTGTGCAACGCTCTTTTCCATGGGTGCGCCGTCGTCCGCCGCTGTCGGATCGCCCGATTCGCGGGGTGATCCTGACGACGGAGCAACTCGAAGCGCGCGCGCGCACACTTGCTGCCAGCCATACGATTGTCATGCAGCCGGGGAGAGCAGGTGCGCTGCTCGCATCGGTGGACCGCAATCATCGCCTGCTACAACTGGCATACCAGACACTCGCCGCAGATGCTGCGCAACACCAACCGCTCACTCCGGCGGCTGCCTGGCTGGTCGATAACTATCACGTGATTGTCGGGCAGATCCGTGAGATCCGACAGGACCTTCCAGGTGGGTATTACCACGAACTCCCGAAATTGAAGGGGGGTCCTCACAACGGTAAGCCGCGCGTGTATGCCATGGCGCTCGAACTCGTCGAGCATACGGACGGACGCATCGACCTCGAACAACTGACGCGCTTTGTGCTGGGATACGAAGCCGTTGCGCCGCTGTCGATCGGCGAAATCTGGGCGATTCCGATCATGCTGCGCGTCAGCCTGATCCAGAACTTGGGGCGCCTGGCGCGCCTTATGCTCGATGAGCGCCATCTTCGACTCGAGGGCGCGGCATGGGCGGAACGGATTCTGGCGCAGAAAGATGTGGGGTCGTTTGAGGGGAATACGGCCTTCCGTCAACTCGCGCGCACCCATCCGCAACTCCCGTTGCCGCTTGCGGTCGAGTTGATCCAGCGCCTGCGCAACCAGGAAGGAGAGTTCGACATTGCCCGGTTGATGGTCTGGATCGAGCAGCAACCTTCCATTCCCTACAATACCGCCGAAGAAATCATTCTCGCCGAGCAGCGCCGCCAGTCCGCCAATCAGGTGTCGGTCGCCAATACGATCACAAGCATGCGGACGATGGATGCGGTGGACTGGCCCGACTGGTTCGAGCGCGTCAGCATGGTCGAGCAGATTCTGCGCCAGGACCCGGCAGGCGCGTATGGACGGAGCACCTTCGCAACCCGTGACCGCTATCGGCACGAACTCGAGCGTCTGTCGCGGCGGAGTGGTCTACGCGAGGACGCAATTGCGCGACGTTTAATCCGGGTTGCAGCGCAGGCGCGGGAAGCGGGTCGTCCGCTGCGCGAAACACATATCGGCTACTACCTGGTGGACGAAGGGCGCACCGCATTCGAGATGGCGCTTGGGTGTCGTCTGACACCTGGCGAGGTGGCGCATCGCGCCGTGCTGCGGCATCCCGAAGCGGTCTATTTTGGAGCGATCGCCGCAGGAACTGTGGCTCTTACTGTGGTAAGCCGGCGTCTTGCGCAATCCGATAACGGACGCCGCGCCTCCGGCGCTCCGCCGGTCCTGACTGCTGCGCTGTCACTCACGGCGACTTTGCCCGCATTCGCACTGGCAAAAGAACTGGTTGATCGCGCGGTGACGCGCCTGACCCCGCCGCGTGTTCTGCCGCGCCTTGATTTCCGCGACGGTATCCCGCGCGAACTGCGCACGATCGTGGTCGTGCCGACGCTACTGCTCACGCCGGATAGCATCCGCACGCAGATCGAATCGCTGGAGGTGCTGGCGCTCGCCAATCAGGACCCGCACCTGCACTTTGCGCTGCTCACCGATTTCGCCGACGCGCCGCAGCCGCACATGCCCGAAGATGAGGCGTTGCTTGCGCTGGCGGTCGAGCGTATCCAGGCGCTCAACGAACGCTATGGCAGTGATCGCTTCTTCCTGCTCCACCGCCGCCGCGTCTGGAACGAGCGCCAGGGATGCTGGATGGGTTGGGAGCGCAAACGCGGCAAGCTCGAAGAGTTCAATCGTTTACTGATTGGCGCCACGGACACAACCTACGAAACATTCATCGGCGACCTCAGCATCCTGCCGCAGATCCGCTATGTCATCACGCTCGATGCCGACACCCAACTGCCGCGTGATGCAGCGCACCGGCTGGTGGGCACGCTGGCGCATCCGCTCAATCAGGCAGTGATCGACCCGCAGACACGGCGCGTGGTGAAGGGGTATGGCATTCTCCAACCGCGCGTCGGCATCGATCTGCCGAGCGCCCTGCGCAGTCGCTTTGCGCGCATTTCGTCGGGCAATGTTGGCGTTGATCCATATACCACCGCCGTTTCTGATGTCTACATGGACCTGTTTGGCGAAGGGATCTTTGCCGGCAAGGGAATCTACGACCCGGTCGCCATGCGCGAGACGTTGCACGACCGCTTCCCCGACAATACGCTCCTCAGCCACGACTTGATCGAAGGGTGCTATGCGCGCGCGGCGCTGCTCTCCGATATCGAATTGCTCGACAGTTACCCGACGACGTATGCCGCTTATTCAGCGCGCCAGCATCGCTGGGTGCGCGGCGACTGGCAGATCGCCGGATGGTTGCTGCCGCGTGTGCCGCGCGCGTCGGGAGGGTATGCGCCGAATGTTCTGCCGCCGATCAGCCGGTTCAAGATCGCCGATAACCTGCGCCGCAGCCTGACCCCACCGGCGACTCTGGCAGTGCTCATCGCCGGTTGGTTTGCGCTCCCCGGTCGTCCGGCAGTCTGGACGTTGCTCGCGCTTGGGCATTATCTTGCGCCGTTGACGTTTGCGATTCTGAATACGCGCCTCGCGCCGACAGACTGGCGCTATCTCCACGTCAGCCTGATCGCAGCTGCGGAAAACCTGCGCTGGCCCGTGCTGCAATTGCTGTTGAATGTTGCCATGCTCCCCGATCAGGCATGGCTGAACCTGGACGCTGTCGCGCGCACGCTCTGGCGTATGGGTGTGACCCATCGGCGGCTGCTCGAATGGGAAACCGCGGCGCAGGCGCAGCGCCGCCTCACCGATTCGTTCGATTACCTGATCAAACGCATGGGTCCTTCAGCAGTAGTGTTCGTGGCGCTGGCTGCTGTGCGTTTTGAGCGCCTGCGCGACGCTTGGGTCCCTGCCCTGCCGGTGACGCTCGCATGGGGCGCAGCGCCCTTCTTTGCCCGCTGGCTCGATCAAGCATACGTTCCCCGCCGTATCGAACCGCTCTCCGCCAATGATCGCCGGATGCTGCGGCGCGTGGCGCGCGCAACGTGGGCATACTTCGAGCGCTTCGTCGTTCCAGAACAGCACTTCCTGGCGCCGGACAACTTCCAGGAGACGCCGCGACCGGTTGTGGCAGAGCGCACCTCGCCGACCAACATTGGCTTGCAGTTGCTCTCCGACCTGGCGGCGGTCGATTTCGGATACCTGGGTGTGCGCAGTCTGGCCGAGCGCGTCGGACGTGTGTTCGAGACGATCCAACAGATGGAACGGTTCCGCGGGCATCTGTACAACTGGTACGACACCCGCACGCTTCACCCCCTGTCGCCACTCTATGTGTCCACGGTCGATAGCGGCAACTTCGCCGGACACCTGATCACGCTGCGGCAGGGATTGCTTGCGTTGGCAGAACGTCCGCCATACGGTCCCTGGATCATCGAAGGGTTGCGCGACACTCTTGAGATCATTCAGGAGCGCCTGCCCGCCGACGCCAGAGGACGCACGTCGCTTGTGGCGCTGCTCCAGGCGCTCGATGCCACGCCTGACACCCTGGAGGGGCATCGAGCGCGCCTGCTGCAAGCGGCCGATCTGGCGATCATCCTGGCGCGTGAGTCGCGGGTAGCGGAGTGGGCGGAGGCGCTTGCCCGACAGGCATATAGCCTGCTCGACGATATGCCGCACGACGGGAAACCCGCTGCGCCGGAGGACCCGCAGTTCCGCACCGTCGTCGAGCGGTTGTCGGGTATGTGCATTGATCTGATCGCCGAGATGGATTTCCGCTTCCTCTATGACGAACGCCGCCGTTTGTTCGCCATTGGGTACAACGTGAGCGAAGGGCGACGCGACAATTCCTACTACGATCTGCTCGCATCCGAAGCGCGCCTGGCGAGTTTCCTCGCAATCGCGCTTGGAGAAGTTCCACAGGAGCACTGGTTCTACATTGGGCGCAAGATTTCGCCGGCAGTGGCGACGCCGACACTGCTCGCCTGGAGCGGTACGATGTTCGAGTATCTGATGCCGCTTCTGGTTATGCGCAACTACCCCGAAACGCTGCTCGACGCCACGTACCGCGGCGCAGTTGAACGTCAGATTGCCTACGCCGCCGAACGCGGCATTCCATGGGGGATTTCTGAGTCGGCGTTCAACCTGCGCGACTCGCAGATGAACTATCAGTATCGCGCATTCGGCGTACCGGGGCTTGGGTTGCAGAGCGGGCTGGCGAACGACCTGGTGGTTGCGCCATACGCCACGCTCCTGGCGTTGCAGGTCGCGCCAAACGAGGCAGTCGCCAATCTCCGCGCCCTGATGGAGTATGGCGCATTCGGGCACTATGGCTTCTACGAAGCGATCGACTTTACGCCGGCCCGCCTGCCGCCCGGCGTGAAGAGCGCCATTGTGCAGACGTATATGGTCCATCATCAGGGCATGAGTCTGCTGGCGCTCGATAATGTATTGAACGACAACCTGATGCAGCGTCGCTTCCACGCCGAGCCAATTGTGCAGGCGACCGAATTGCTCTTGCAGGAGAAGATTCCTGCCGACCGACCGCTGCCGCTGCCGCAGGAGAGCGCCGTCAGTGAGATCGCAGTCACGCCGGATGTTGTGCTGGAACGCCACTTCACGACGCCGCATACTGCGGTTCCATACGCTTACATCCTCTCGAACGGCGTTCTGACTTCGATAGTGACGAATGCTGGCAGTGGAGGCTGCCGCTATACCCTGCCCGAACGCACGACGTCGGTCGCCATCACGCGCTGGCGTCCCGACCCGACGCGCGATGCGTCCGGCAGTTTTGTGTATGTGCGCGATGTGCGTGGCGGCGCAACATGGTCGCCGACGTACCAACCGCTGCGCGTCCTCGGCGATGAGTATCGGGTCACCTACGGGGCAGGGCGGGTCGAGTTCCGCCAGCAGTATGCAGGAATCGATACACGCCTGGAGATTGCGGTGTCCCCCGAAGACAATGTCGAGGTGCGCATGTTGACACTGGTCAATCTGACGGCGCAGCCGCGTGAACTGGAGATCACCGCCTATACCGAGATTGTGCTGGCGCCTGACGTTGCCGACGCTGCACATCCGGCCTTCTCGAATCTGTTCGTCGAGACAGCGTTCGACCCGCAGAGCGAGGCGTTGCTGGCAACACGCCGTCCGCGCTCACCGAATGATGAGCGTCTGTGGGCAGCACAAGCGATTGGTGTGCGTGGCCGCGCCCTGGGAGAAGCAGAATACGAAACGAACCGCCTGACGTTCATTGGACGTGGGCGCGACCCGTCACGTCCGCAGGCGCTCGACCGTCCGCTGAACGGCAGCGTCGGCGCCGTGCTCGACCCGATCTTCAGCCAGCGCCGCCGGGTACGGATCGTGCCGGGCGGACAGGCGCAGGTGATCGTGACCATGGCGGTCGCGGCGACACGCGATGATGCGCTGCGCCTGGCGGCGCACTATCGCGATGCCGCCATTGCTATGCGCGCCTTCGATATGGCGCGCACCCAGGCGCAGGTCGAGCTGATGCACCTCGGCATCAACGCCGATCAGGCGCACCAGTTCCAGCGCCTGGCATCGCTGGCGCTCCTGCCCGACCCGGCGCGCCGTGCGTCGGCCGAAACGCTGGCGCGCAATAGCAAAGGGCAGCCGGGACTGTGGGCATACGGCGTCTCCGGCGACTATCCGATCGTGGTTGGGCGTATCGCGCCAACGTCCGATACCTCGCTGGCGCGCACTCTGATCCAGGCGCACGAGTATTGGCGGCTGAAAGGAGTACTGATCGAACTTGTGCTCCTGGTCGAAGATAGCGCCGATTATCGGCAGGAACGACACGAGCAGGTCATGAGTCTGGTGCGCAGCAGTCGGTCGAGTCGCTGGCTGAACCAGCGCGGCGGGGTGTTTGTGTTGCGCACCGGAGTGATGCCCGATGCCGATCAGGTGCTGTTCGAGACGGTGAGCCGGATGACGCTCTACAGTCGGCGTGGTGATCTTGCCTACCATCTGCGTCGCCGCCTGCCCGACAAGGCGCCGCCGCCGCCAACGGTTGCGCTGCCGGTCGGCGGCGAGCCGCTGCCGGCAGAAGATCTGACGCTGACGACAGAGTATGGCGGGTTCACACCCGATGGGCGCGAGTATGTGATTGAGGTGACGCCCGACAAGCCAACGCCGCTGCCATGGGTGAATGTGGTTGCCAACCCACGCGCCGGATTCATTGTCTCGGAAAGCGGCGGCGGCTACACCTGGGCGGAGAATAGCCGCGAAAATCGCCTGACTCCCTGGTCGAACGATCCGGTCAGTGATCCGCCTGGCGAGGCGCTCTACCTGCGCGACGAATCGAGTGGCGCGCTCTGGTCGCCGCTGCCGCGTCCCTGCGGCGCAGGGCGCGTGCGCGTCTGCCACGGGATGGGATACACGCGCTTCCTGCAACGGTACGATGGCATCGAGAGCGAAACGACCCTCAGCATCGCTCCCAACGATCCGGTGAAGATCGTCCGGCTGCGTCTGCGCAACCGATCCGATCGCCAGCGACGCCTGAGCGCAACGATGTATGTCGAGTGGGTGTTGGGCGTGCTGCGCGAACAGACGGCGCTCTTCATCGTGACCTCGACTGTGCCGGAACTGAGCGCGCTGCTGGCGCGCAACACCTATAGTCACGATTTCGCCGGGCGCGTCGCTTTTCTGGCATGCAGCGAGCCAGAGGCGCTCTTCTGCGGCGACCGGGCAGCGTTCATCGGGCGCAACGGCGACCTGGCGCGCCCGATTGCCCTGGCAGGCGAGCACGATGGCGCCTTCGACCATCGCATCGGCGCCGGTTTCGACGCGTGCGGCGTCGTCTCGACGCGGCTGACCCTCGAATCTGGCGAGGAACGCGATATCTTCTTTATTCTGGGTCAAGGCGCAAATGAAGACGATGCAATCCGCCTGATAGCGCACTACCGCGATCCTGTGGTCGCTGCCGCCGCAATCGCGGAGACGATTGCCTGCTGGCGCGATCTGGTGGGCAGACTTCAGGTGCGCACCCCCGACCCGGCGCTCGACGTGCTGCTCAATGGCTGGCTGATCTACCAGACCCTCGGCTGCCGGGTGTGGGGACGCTCGGCGTTCTACCAGTCGGGTGGCGCGTATGGCTTCCGCGATCAGTTGCAGGATGTGATGGCGCTGACGATGATCGAGCCATCGATTGCGCGCGAACATATCCTGCGCGCTGCGGCGCGGCAGTTCGTCGAGGGCGATGTGCAACACTGGTGGCACCCGCCGCTGGGGCGCGGCATTCGCACCGCGTTCTCCGACGACTATCTGTGGCTGCCGTTCGTCGTGTGTCATTATGTCGAAACAACCAGCGACCACGCACTGCTCGATGCGGTGGCGCCCTACCTCAAGGGGCGACCACTGGCGGAAAACGAAGCCGAATACTACGATCTTCCCGAACCGGCGAACGAGCACGGCAGCCTGTACGAGCACTGCATCCGCGCAATTGATCGCGCACTGACGCGCATGGGGGCGCACGGGCTGCCGCTCATGGGTGCGGGCGACTGGAACGACGGGATGAACCTGGTCGGGCACGAAGGGCACGGCGAAAGCGTCTGGGTCGCCTGGTTCCTGATCGTCATTCTGAACCGCTTCGCACCAATTGCCGAACAGCGGCGCGATGTCGAACGCGCAGCGCGCTACCGCGCTGAGGCGCGCCGGCTGAGCGAAGCGTTGGACCGGCACGCCTGGGACGGCGACTGGTACCTGCGCGCGTTCTACGACGACGGCGCGCCGCTTGGTTCAGCGCAGAGCGATGAGTGCCGCATCGACTCGCTGAGTCAGTCGTGGGCGGTCGTTGCCGGAACCGCCGATCCAACCCGCGCGCGGCGAGCGATGGAGGCAGTCGATATTCATCTGGTTGATCGCAAGACCGGGATCATCAAACTGTTTACTCCTCCCTTCGACCAGACGCCGCGCAACCCCGGCTACATCAAGGGGTATATTCCCGGCGTGCGCGAAAACGGCGGGCAGTACACCCACGCCGCCATCTGGGTGGTTTGGGCATGGACGCTGCTCGGCGACAACACGCGCGCCGGCGAGTTGCTGCGCATGCTCAACCCGGTGCGACACGCGCAGCAGAACGGGCGCGTGTATGCGGTCGAACCTTACGTCATCGCAGCCGACATCTACGCTGCACCGCAACACCTGGGGCGCGGTGGCTGGACGTGGTACACCGGGTCGGCAGCGTGGTTCTATCGTCTCGGTATCGAGCGCATCCTGGGCATTCAGCGCTACGGCGACTATCTCACCCTGACGCCCTGCATGCCTCCCGACTGGCCCGGCTACGAAGCATGGTATCACTGCGGTTCGAGCGACTACCACATTATCGTTGAGCGGAGCAGCGGCGATGGCTATGCGCTGACGATTGACGGCGCGCCGGCGAGCGATGGGCGCATCCCGCTATACGACGACGGACGCGAACACATCGTCCGGCTGGCATTGCCCGGGTCGGGAGAGGTCACACCCTCACGCGACGGCAGACAGGCGACAGCGAAACCGGTGGAAAAAGGGGAATAG